The segment TCAGTTAACCCCAGAAGTTGGAATTTTGGTTTCTTGGGTTAGTTTGTTGTTTGTTGTGTTGTATGACTGTTTACTTGTACTAAAGTTTGAGTCTTTAAGCAGAATTTTTGGTTTTCTTGGGTTAGTTAGTTGTGTAATTGTGTGTATGTCTGTTGTATTGTACTAAAGTTTGAGTCTTTAAGCAGAGGTTTGGGTTTCCTTGGTTTAGTTAGTTAGTTGTGTTGTATTTGTACTAAAGTTTTAGTCTTTAAGCAGagattttggttttttttattaGGTTAGTTTTAGTTGTGTGATTGTGTCTATGACTGTTGTATTGTTCTAAAGGTTGGAGTTTTTAAGCagagattttgatttttttcttgagtggaaaaaaaaaagatgaagttCATGAAGTTGGGATCAAAACCAGATACATTTCAAGATCAAGGAAAAGGTGTAAGGTACTATGTTATATGGTTTACtgttattttcttgttttgtttgcaaatgttcctttaatttttatgtttttcttgttgtgtatccttcttcttcttcatacaATTTGCAGGATCTTTTTTGCCTCTCTATAGTTTAACTTTACTCGGTGTATTCCCACGAGTGGAGTCAGGTGAGGGTCAAGTTTAGTACGAGATTAAAGAACATTTTGATATGTTCTAAAGTATTATTAGTTTAGCCTGTGAGATTTAAAAGTATTCATTACTTTTCTTGAATTCCGTTTTTTGAATTCCGTTTTAAGTCAAAATCAGAAGAACAAATTATAAAGTAGGAGTAATATTTACTCTAGGGTCatctaataaatttatttagttattcaTTAATAGTGTGATTAGTAACCTTAATTAAGAAATGTTAGCAGCATGAACATGGAGTATGTATTATGCATGACAGGAAGGTAATCCTTTTTCCgtactattttttaaatttataatttacctattttaatttttgtaaataaaaaaaactgtttttttcttttatctttcttcACTTATTTGGATATGAGCACCTTAGCTTATGCAGTGTGTCTTCCACTTCTTGTGCACATGTACAGAACAATCTTGGAGATTGCTTTACAAAAAATGGAGACAGCTATTAAAAAAAAGGAGTTTCTTTTTCTAAGAAGCAGTACATTGTCTGGCTGTCCATTCATATTAGTAGTCGTAGTATGGCTCCTATAATTTCTTGTCCTTCGATTTTGTGACTATATGTTGATTCCTTGGAACCTCGATTAtcgtattattttgttattattcttcTTTCCTAGTACTTCCGTTACTTCTTTACTTGGACTGTTTTTTCTTGAGTCGCGAGGTCTATTGGAAACAGCCTCGATAACTCTGAAGTAGGAGTAAGGTTTGCGTACACTCTACTTGCCCGGACCCCGCCTTGTGGGACTACATTGGgtatattattgttttttttttaataaataagttaGAAGTTGTGAGTACAAAGATTCTAATTTTATAATCCAACTACGctttttgatcttgaaaaaAGCAGgcaatttttgtttattttttgttttggtgtCCCCCTTTATGTGCCTATTTTAAAGTTTCTTGTTACCTTTAAAGAATTTTGATGGTGGCTTGCATGAGGACATTCAAAAAGTGGTGTCAATCTACTTTCTGCGTTTGATTGGTAGGTGGTCCAATATTTACTACTCATAGAAAAATGGCCTTAGTGGGGTCATTGATCTCCAATTATTTGATCATCTAAATTATGTTTACATCTTGTAACATCAATTACTATACCTACTATTTGACATAAATGACTGAACTATCTTTTGATTAAAACAATTGTACATTTGCCAGCTATTTTTAGTTTAATCAGTCGGGTGAACGGCTATTTAGGTTAATATTTTCTAACATATATCATGAATTAGCTAGCTAGGTAGGTGAAAGTTCTCAGTTTTTAActgtttatgttgatggaaATTCTTGTCCCTTGACTAGGCGAAACACTGGAATCAAAATGGAAATGGATTTATCTTGTGCTAACTGATAGCATAAATGAGTTTTACACTGTCAATGCACTTTTATCCGGTTATAACAAGTCATTCAATTGATCCTTTATGTTACTAAATTACTATAGATAGTTTCCTGTTACTATAAGTCAACCTTAATCTGGTGGCATAACAAAATTATACACTGTTAGTGCACAGAAGTCAAATTGAATGGAAACATGGTCGCAACTAGAACTTGGATTTCCATAGATACATTTCGCAAGTAAATGTTTCACAGTAGAAGCACTATTAGTTTTCATACAACCATTTAGCTGGCTCTGTTTCTATAGTGTGCTTCTTGTCAGCCTCTAAGGTTTCATCTATTTGTTTCCAACTCTTTGTCTAACACAAACTCAAGTTTGTCACCAACTCACCGTTGATGGAACTATAGTTTAAGCGAATTGTATTTTACATTTTAACTTATGCTGCGGTTGAAgtgtaataaattttatatacattGTTCTGGTATTTGCAAATGATGATGAGAATAATACTATCTACTTATATTGAAGGAACTTCAGTTGTACATTACTTAGAAGTTAAAGGAAAAGCTGTCTTATCACATGGATCTCTCATTCTTTCTCttcaaaaaaagattttattttacttcCTGTGTACTTAACTACTGGCaggaaaattttgttttgttgtatATGTTTTGCCGTATAGATATAAGTAGcgaaattttaaccaaaaaagaGGACACTATTAGTCTATTAGTAGCTAAATAAAGTATCACTGAGAGATTATATACACTTTATTTTCTGTTCTTCCTTGTGTAGGGCAAATATTATGTTATTCATTTGAGTAACTTGTTATACTCTAATCACATTATTAAgtagaaaatgatttttgatcTATTGATGCAGGTACGTGTCATCTGAGCTGGCTACAGATGTTACCATCATTGTTGGTGAAGTAATATTTTATCTTCACAAGGTAACTTGACCATTTATGCAAAGGATAAAATACTATAGTTTTCCGATACATTTCACTAAGCAAATAGTACTTTATTCTTGTCGTTCTTCAGTGACATTCATTTGAGTTTAGAAAAGTAAACGAACAGTACTTGATTGCTTCTGTTCCTCAATGAATTTGAACTAGGTATAATGATCAAAGATTGTATGTGGAAACTAATTACTGTATAGAAGAAAGAGAAATCTAGTTTGATGAATTTTCCATGTTATCCtaattcatcttttctttgtgaacTGGCCTTTAGACTTAGTTAATTCCGAAATCCCAAATCTCTCCTTGTACATCCGATAGACTTGTTTGTGAGGTTGTTCTTGAAATAGCAAGTTATCTccaaatatttataaacaatAATGTAATTGGGTAACAGTTTGTCTTCAGTTGCCAATTGTTACTTTTACTCTCATGTGGAGAACTATATGTACTTCTTTCCCATCTGAGGCTTATCAGTATCTGATTTACATTTTATACTGATTTGGTTTTCCAGTTTCCTCTGTTGTCCATGAGCAACAAGCTGCAAAAGCTTGTCTCAAAAGCAAATGAAGAGAATTCTGATGTAATTCAGTTAGTGGATTTTCCTGGTGGATCTAGAGCTTTTGAGATTTGCGCCAAATTTTGCTATGGAATGACAGTGACCCTCAATCCATACAATGTTGTTGCTGCACGTTGTGCAGCTGAGTACCTTGAGATGACGGAAGAAGTTGACCGAGGAAACCTTATCTTCAAAATCGAGGTATTCCTTAattccagtgttttctgcagcTGGAAAGATTCAATTATTGTTCTACAAACCACCAAGTCTCTTCGACCATGGTCTGAAGATCTGAAGGTGGTAGGTAGATGTATAGATTCTATTGCATCCAAAACGTCAATGGATCCTTCAAGTATTACATGGTCCTACACGTACAACAGAAAAGTGGCAGTCTCAGATAAGATCACAGAAGTTGGGATGAAATTCCCTGGAAAGCTTGAATCCGTGCCTAAGGATTGGTGGGTAGAAGATATATGTGAACTTGAGATAGATCTTTACAAACGAGTTATGGTTGCCATTAAATCTAAAGGAAGAATGGATGGTAGTGTTATTGGCGAGGCACTAAGAACTTATGCCATGAGATGGCTGCCTAATTCTATTGAGGCTTTGGTATCTGAAGCTCATAGCAGAAGGAACAAGTCGCTGTTAGAAACTATAATCTGCTTATTGCCTTATGACAAAGGTGTTACTTGTTCGTGTTGTTTCTTGCTTAAGTTACTGAAAGTCGCTATTCTTGTCGGGGCAGATGATTCATCAAGGGATGAACTTGTAAAAAGTATCAGCTTAAAGCTGGATGAGGCTTCCGTCAACGATCTTTTGATTCCAGCAAGGTCTCCCCAAACTACTGTTTATGATGTTGAACTAGTGAAGTGCCTTGTGAATCGATTCATGGCTCGTGAAAGAAGTAGTAGGGATAAGAACATTCCCCCGAAGAGCACCAATGATTTTATCTTGGGGCATGCATCATGGTTGAAAGTCGGTAAATTAATTGATGGCTATCTTGCAGAAATTGCTCGTGATCCAAATGTCAGTCTCTCTATTTTCATTGAACTGTTGCAATCAATTCCAGACTCAGCAAGACCAATCCATGATGCATTATATGAGGCAATCGATATCTATCTGCAGGTTCCTTGTTcactttttccttttatatcaCAAGTTTTGCAAGTCCTCAATTTAAATGTGGTCGCCCAAGTCTTCAGTAGATATATGCCATTCAATTGAACCTAAACAGCACTTTGTGTTACCATGCTTCAATCCCATATATCGAACCTGCATAGATGCCCTAGTGAGGAGGTGTGAGGTTGGCTATGGTGAATTTTAGGAGAGGTAGAGGTAGAACGAAGAAGTATTGGAGAGAGGTGATTAAAGACAACACATGACACACCTACAGTTTACTGAGAACATGACCCAAGATAGGAGGATATGGAGGTTGAGGATTagggtagaaggttagtaggtagTCGAGTGCCGTTTAGTTTCTCTTACTGAGAATATGACcctaaaagttgttttctttGCTTCGTTTATCGTATTATTTGTGGTTGCTACTGTTCTTTTTTCCATTATATTCCATATGCTAGTCGAGTGCCGTTTAGTTTCTCTTACTGAGAGTATGACCCTACATGTTGTATTCTTTGCTTCGTTCATCATATTATTTGTGGcttctacttttcttttttccattaTATTCTATATGCTTCACTTATGTTGATGGTCTATCAAAACCTCTCTACGTTCACAAGGTGGGGTAGGCTGCGTACACCCCACCTTCTCAAGCAAATTGAGATCAACTATATGATTCCTCATGGTTTGTTTTCGCTCCATTTTAAAAGCTTATGGTCTTAAAATATACTCAAACTGTTGGTCTTCACTGCAGGAACACTCAAGCTTGACAAAAGCTGAGAAAAAACATTTATGTGGTCTCATGGATGTCAGGAAATTAACAATGGATGCATCTATGCATGCTGCACAAAATGAACGTCTGCCTCTCCGGACAGTCGTTCAAGTCCTGTTCTTTGAGCAAATTAGAGCAGCTGCTGGAGTTCAGACCTTAAATCACAGAAATACTGATGCTGTAGATTCCTCTAGGATGACTGAAAAGGAATATTGGCAAAAAACATTACCAGAGAAGCAGAATGTATCGAAGCCATCTAGTGAAATAAAGATAAAAGGTGAAGATCCACAGAAGAACATGAAACTGGTAAAGAAAGGTAGCAAGAACAGAAGTAGTGGACCACAGTTGATGCCATCAAGATCAAGGAGAATATTTGACAAGCTGTTTACTGGTAAGGTGTCTAGTAACGGCGAAAACCGGAGCTCTGAGACATCTGGTAGTTCTCAGAGTCCAACTTTAAGGATTATTCAAGCAGAAATGAAGTCATCTTGTGCATCTTCAAGAAATAGGAGGAATtccatatcataataaattcaTGTAGATTCATGTAGTCTTTTAGATTCATCCATGTGTGTAAGAATCAAATTTGTGTAAAAAGTGGTTAACTTTGTTGAAGTAGTTAAGGTGTTTAATCATCATAGCACTCCCTCCATGTTTTGATTTGTCGCAAAGCAAAAGAAGtttaaaagaaagatttttgaatcttgtgattTGAAATTAAAGGTACGTGGAATGGGTAATAATATGTACTTAAAAGGGAAGTAAGACAAACAGACTGAAGTAGAGGGAGGGAGTAATAGTTAATAAGCACATCATTTAGTTTTTGTTTGAAATACTATTTCCTACTAAAAGTGAAATGCCCCCTTTTCAAATTTCCCAGAAATTAAACTCTAATTAAGAATCTTTTTCCTCTAATTAAGGATATATTGTGCAATTAATTacaatctataaaaaaaaaaaagaagcatagGTATGAAATTATCATACACCATCACTGATTTACACCATTTCTTGATCTGTATGTCATTCGCGCAAATAGTACATATGATACAACGTAAACAATAAAAGAACATCTAGTTCAATCCAAAAAGTGGGGTTCTAGGGTAATAGAGTGTACACAGATCTCACCTGAAGGATTGTTTCCGATAGACGGTCAACTCAAAAAAGATGGTAAGTTGTAATAGTATCCAAAAACAAATTGTTTAAGCAATGCATCATAGAACCAAGAAATCTCTTATAACAAAAAGCCACTCTTAAGATATTTTAGTGATCTGTGATAGTTGCATTCACAATCACATTTCTCCTTTGAAATTTTACAATCAAAATCTGGTCCTCATCATTTTCAGAAGAGGCATAGCTATAAAATTTTATGGGATAATATAACAATGTTACAACTGTGTTAAAAGGGCACAGTAATTATCCATGTATATCATGTCAACAAGTAAGAACTACCATTCCATAATCTGGTACAGACTGGAAGGCTTCTACATCTCAGCGCGATCCCAGTGAATTGTTCTTTCTTCAATGTTAGGATCTTCTGCACGATATTCTGGATGAAATCTCTTGCGAGTCAGCTTACTCATCACCGAGAGACctgaaaaatgtaaaaatccAAGAAGCataaatataacatatatatttgatcaATCATTACAACATGGGGTCAGTATACTAACAGCACTGCCTCTTTAAAGAGCCAGCAGAGGCAAATCCAGGCTAACTTAATCAGTTCAATCTTGCACTAAATTAATTGGACTGTTAAAATTATGGGATCGATTTTGACATTTGTCGAGATTTTAATAGGATTTTAGATATAAATCTATACTTCACTGGAAGTTTTAGGGTTCCAGGCTAACTTGATGGGCTCAACCCTGACATTCTTAACCAAACGTCTCAAGTTTGAGCACTAGAAATAGAGAGACTCCTGGTTGGGAGCACTCTACCTCCTCATAGTGAGCCCTAACTGACATGGATCCAGATTAGTCAATCCAGGATTTCAATTATAGGATGTCTAAagccaaattaaaaaaaaatggtggCAAAGAACAGTGGGTAAAGTTGATCATTTTATCTATGTACATTGTATTTCTTTGTTAGACTAGGGCACATGTGTCAGTCAACCTGTGTCTAAATCTTGTTCATTAATACGGTCTATAATGGCATAACGGTTCTCAAAGAAGATGACTATGAAAGCAATATTTTTGCTTTTGACTACGTTAATTGGGATTAGTCTTTACCTTCAACCATCCTGTAAAATGAAGACCACCATCTGTCTCTGGAAACCTGGTACTGCTCCAGGGTCTCTTCGATTTCTTTGTCGTGCTTACCCTCTAATACTCCCTGCAGAGTGATTACAGCATTCTTTGTTTTCTTCAGGATATTATCCTCGTCCACAATTTCTGAATTCACTAGGTCATTTTGGGATGAAGAAAGTGTAAAAGATATTGCATACTGTGCTGCAGCACTCCAACGTGAAGAGGCAAGCCACCTCCTTTTCCCATCTAGCTGTTTATCCTTCGCTACACTGTTTCCCTCTCCCCCTCCTATGACTAAGCTTCGTAAGTATTCAGCATTTGCAGCTCCTGTACTCTGAACCATCCTAGAAAAAGCACTTTCCTCCTTTTCTAATAATACTTCCGGAGTATCATATTCAAGTACCTGAACCGAGACACACAACAGTTAGATTAAGATAACCCACATAAAAGAaggaacaaaaagaaaaactcaattCCTCTTTAGTATATTTAGAGTCCACAAGAGGATCTTCAGATGTGCAATCCAGCATGACTTGTTATTACAGTGAGTACATGACCAGGGGACTAGAGGCAAGCACTCTACCTGACCAGAATCAAGCAGAAGAATTCTGTCACAGTCTATGATAGTGTTCAAACGGTGAGCAATAATGAGCATGGTACATGACTTAAATTCTTCGCGTATGGTTTTCTGAATAAGAGCATCAGTTCTAACATCAACAGCAGCAGTTGCTTCATCAAGAACAAGAATCTTTGACCGGCGAAGCAATGCTCTAGCAAGACTTAAAAGCTGTCTTTGTCCAACACTGAAATTTTCTCCGGCTTCCGAGACCTTGATACATCAAAGTAATTTTCTGTTAGCTATAGATGAAATTTGATTGACAAGGATGCTAGAGAGAAAAGTCGGAGAATAGaagtaacaaaatatttttttgatgaacaGTAACATAGAAGTAACAAAatattcacttttaatatatactaaTACAAAGACTTGAGCCTCTAAGCTATCTAGTTAATCCGAACAGTCACTGTTAGTTAGATATGCAAAAAGctacttttacaaaaaatagGTGCATAGGTTTTCTTTCTAGCAAAACATAACAATTTGAAACGTGCTTTGTAAGTTGTAATtagtgctttttttttttgaggctGGTAACCTTGTAACATAGTGCATTTGGATATAGCATAACCAATATAACTTTCATTTTTCCTCTTTGAAAAGTAATAGCCCGAGTGACATCCAATAATATCACCACATATTTCTTAGTCGAGATCTGGCTC is part of the Solanum pennellii chromosome 8, SPENNV200 genome and harbors:
- the LOC107028899 gene encoding BTB/POZ domain-containing protein NPY1, with product MKFMKLGSKPDTFQDQGKGVRYVSSELATDVTIIVGEVIFYLHKFPLLSMSNKLQKLVSKANEENSDVIQLVDFPGGSRAFEICAKFCYGMTVTLNPYNVVAARCAAEYLEMTEEVDRGNLIFKIEVFLNSSVFCSWKDSIIVLQTTKSLRPWSEDLKVVGRCIDSIASKTSMDPSSITWSYTYNRKVAVSDKITEVGMKFPGKLESVPKDWWVEDICELEIDLYKRVMVAIKSKGRMDGSVIGEALRTYAMRWLPNSIEALVSEAHSRRNKSLLETIICLLPYDKGVTCSCCFLLKLLKVAILVGADDSSRDELVKSISLKLDEASVNDLLIPARSPQTTVYDVELVKCLVNRFMARERSSRDKNIPPKSTNDFILGHASWLKVGKLIDGYLAEIARDPNVSLSIFIELLQSIPDSARPIHDALYEAIDIYLQEHSSLTKAEKKHLCGLMDVRKLTMDASMHAAQNERLPLRTVVQVLFFEQIRAAAGVQTLNHRNTDAVDSSRMTEKEYWQKTLPEKQNVSKPSSEIKIKGEDPQKNMKLVKKGSKNRSSGPQLMPSRSRRIFDKLFTGKVSSNGENRSSETSGSSQSPTLRIIQAEMKSSCASSRNRRNSIS